One genomic region from Pecten maximus chromosome 5, xPecMax1.1, whole genome shotgun sequence encodes:
- the LOC117327481 gene encoding peroxiredoxin-2-like, whose translation MAIPSVVALVAGVFVIFVGCIYANDEPQCHSFAGGSVYPQETKRTSGHAIQWSQAVISKPAPDWNGTAVIKGEFKDVKLSDYKGKYIVFFFYPLDFTFVCPTEIIAFSDRASEFHDINTEVIACSVDSQFTHLAWMNTPRDKGGLGPIKIPLLSDITHEISKAYGVYLEDLGHSLRGLFIIDDKGTLRQITMNDLPVGRDVDETLRLVQAFQYTDKHGEVCPAGWKPGKDTIIPDPKQSQKYFSKQKP comes from the exons ATGGCGATCCCCAGTGTTGTAGCGCTTGTTGCCGGtgtttttgtgatatttgttgGTTGCATTTATGCAAATGATGAGCCACAATGTCATTCGTTTGCCGGAGGCAGCGTTTATCCCCAGGAAACTAAACGTACAAGTGGACATGCCATTCAGTGGAGCCAAGCTGTCA TTTCTAAACCTGCTCCAGACTGGAATGGGACAGCTGTCATAAAAGGAGAATTCAAGGATGTCAAACTGTCCGACTACAAAGGGAAATATATTGTCTTCTTTTTCTATCCACTTGACTT CACATTTGTATGTCCTACAGAAATCATTGCATTTAGTGACAGAGCGAGTGAATTCCATGACATTAACACAGAGGTCATTGCTTGCTCTGTTGACTCTCAGTTTACCCATCTGGCCTG gATGAATACACCAAGAGATAAGGGTGGACTTGGACCGATTAAGATCCCCCTCCTGTCTGATATCACTCATGAGATCTCAAAGGCATATGGTGTTTATCTGGAGGACCTTGGTCACAGTCTCAG GGGTTTGTTTATCATTGATGATAAGGGTACCCTTCGTCAGATAACAATGAATGACTTACCAGTAGGCCGTGATGTAGATGAAACACTCCGACTAGTTCAAGCCTTTCAGTACACAGACAAGCATGGAGAGGTTTGTCCCGCTGGCTGGAAACCTGGCAAAGACACT ATCATTCCCGACCCCAAGCAGTCTCAAAAATACTTCAGCAAACAGAAACCTTAG